The nucleotide sequence CAAAAATTTTCAGCACGCCAAAACAGCCTTTGAAGACAAACTTGTACGTATTGCTCTTAAAGGCTTTATGTTGCCAACAATAGCTGCTTTAGTCATGCTGTTTTACGCCGATGTATCTATTTACTTCAAATTATTGCTCTTAATACTCATATTTACGATTATCTTCATCACGCTATTGAGTATTCGCCAGACTGTGACTTTCCAGTTGCGCACTTCAACTAATTTAGTGGAAGCAATGACATCTGGCGACTATGGCATGCGCGCTAACAACAAAGACGTGAAAGGGGCATTGGCTGATTTTAACGAGCTACTAAATACCCTTGCATCTCGTTTATCTGAACAGAGTCTAATTACGCGAGAGAAACAAATTCTACTAAGTAAAATTACCGATCAAATCGATGTGGCAGTAGTAGCAGTTAACGATCAGCGCCATATCACCCTTATGAACCCAGCTGCCGAGCGACTTTTTAAACAACGCTTCGAAGATCGTCAAGGCTGGCCGATTACATCTCTTGGTTTGCAAAATCTTGTTGCGGCAACTCAGCAGGAAAATCTTAATAAAGTGAGTGAACTGGAAATTGGAGATAACAAGCGAAAAATGTACGTGAGAACCGATACTTTTTTTGAACTTGGCATTCCTCACTACCTTATATTCATCACCGACATCCAACATATTTTACGTGACGAAGAACGTATGGCGTGGCAGCGTTTATTACGTGTACTTAGCCACGAAATTAATAACTCTCTTACGCCAATTGCTTCAATTGCCGAAACTCTGCATCAGTTAGTAAAAACACAGGAAGACGACCCAGAAGTCGGTTCGCCACAGCTTTCAGAAAGTATGAAAGAAGGGTTGTCTGTTATTTCCGAACGCGCACATGCCCTAAATCTGTTTATTCAGGATTATCAGCAACTCACACGAGTTCCCCCTCCTACCAAAAGCGTTTTTAAGTTAACGCCCCTTGTACAGCAAATTTGCCAATTGTTTGATAGCTGTCACATCTCTATACCTGAACAAGATGTGTCACTATATGCCGACCGCGATCAGCTACAACAAGTACTTATCAACGTATTTAAAAATGCCAATGAGGCTAATATTTCTGCAGGGAATACCGCCTCCCCTATTCACGTAAATTGGGTAACCAGCGATACAACCCTCACGATTCATGTTACCGATAAAGGCCAAGGTATTCATAATACGGAAAATTTATTTGTGCCTTTTTACACGACTAAGCAACACGGCAGTGGCATAGGGTTGATATTGTGTCGCCAAATCATTCTCAATCACGGCGGTGAATTTACCCTTGCGAATGCACCCCAGGCTGGGGCTAGAGCATCCATTCAGTTGCCGTTGATCAGTTAAAAAGCAGCGTCTCACCATATTGATATTGCTGGCAACATTGGCGTCACTGGTTGCTGTTTTATTGGCTATGGTACTCGTTATTGATGGTTTGGTGCGCTGATTTCTCAGCTTCCATGCGCTCACGATTTGGTAGGTGATTTTGAATGACCTGTTCGTGACACGTATCATAGCTGGCCTTAGATTGGGCCCAACAAGCTTCTCCACCGTTATCTAAACAATACTCCAATTTGGTTACTGCAAGTTTATTACAACGGATGAACTCGTCAGCTGTAGCCGAAGCAAAAGCGACTTTACTGACAAGTAAACTAATCATGGTGAGTAACATAACTTTCAAATTTTTTGCTCCGAGCAATCAACTCGATAAAAGTGATTAGAAATTCCACACTATAATAAGGCCTTCTAGCAAACCTTCATTCCATTTAAGGTTTAATCTATAAAATCTGAGTATGAGTTGACTGCTTCTTGAGGGGAAAGTCTTTGCCAGAGCTGATTGTCATAGTCATCACGAATCGTAAAAGCTTCTCCGCACATCTCATACGACATTGCCATAACATCTCGGTGTTGACAAGCGTGATACAAAGTTTGGATATTAGGTTCACTCGTCACATTCTCGCATGAGTATTGATATTGTTGCTCAATTTCATCAATCTCTACTTCTAAACGCAAAATAGCTGGCCGCGCTAGCGCACGCATAGCTCTTCCCACCTCACTTTTGTCATGTTCGTAGCGTCGAAATTCTTTCACCGCATTATTGTAATTATCTATTTCTCTATTACGAGAAGCGTAGATTTCACCGCATCTTCTGATTGTGTTTGCTACGTCATAATCAATCTTTTCATTCCATTTTTGTTCGTGACGCTCCCTCGCTTTTTGTTCTATATCTTCGTCAATCGACGCCATGCTTGTAGTCGAAAATAACAAACTCGCTAGCGTGAAAAGTGTAAACATTGCATGTTTTATAAAAGTACTTTTTAGGTAAGCAACGTTACCCAATGTTGATATTTTTCTATGCACCATCTTTTCCTTTTTCTTTATTCTGTAATTTGCTAACTTCATCCGCTTTCGCTTTTGGGTACAATTTGTACTTTCGCGTTAGTAGACATTTCCATTTAAGGCAATGGAATGACGTATGAAACTGAATAAGCCACTGCTCAACAGTTTACTCACCCACTTTGAGTATTAGTATCATTTTCGTGCAAGTTCGTCACTTGTTAAGCGCGAATTCTGCGAAATTGCAGCCTTTATTGAACATATTGTTAACGCGATAGACGAAGGGCGCGTTTGATTTAAAAAAGCTTTAAAGCGTGACTAATTTAAACCCAGTTATTTGTTTATTCATGTGCAGCCCCGCGTTTCGCGGGCCTTTTTATTGGTAACCCCATTGATTCCTCGTTATATGACTTTTACTTCGTTAAAAAGCTAGTGTGCTGCGCGAACTTTCCCTATACTTTTTGTAAATCGTTTAAAAAAGGAACAGGGAATGTATCGATTTGGCATTGTAGGCGCAGGCATGATTGCGGACTTTCATGCTCAGGCCATTAACGCTATACCCAATGCAGAGCTAACAGGGATTTATTCACGTTCAATCGATAAAGCGAATGCGTTTGCACAAAAACACAACTGCACACCTTTCGACGATTATACCGCTTTTATCAACTCTCCCAATATTGATATTGTGACTATTTGTACTCCGTCAGGGTTCCACTTAGAGCCTATATCCGCCGCTGCAAAGGCAGGAAAACACATTATTTGCGAAAAGCCCCTTGAAGTGACTGCCGAACGAGTGGATGAAATGATAGCGGCATGCACAGAAAATAATGTGATGTTAGCGGGCATTTTCCCTCGGCGGTTTAATGTCTCATCGCAGCTACTTAAAAAGGCGTTACAGCAAGGTAGATTTGGCAAAATTGCCATGGCCGACGCCTATATTAAATGGTGGCGAACGCAAGAATACTATGAAAGCGGCGCATGGCGTGGCACTTGGAAACTGGATGGCGGTGGCGCATTAACTAACCAGTCAATCCATACCATCGATTTATTACTCTATGTGATGGGTGACGTAAAATCCGTTCGGGCTGAAACAAGGCTTGTGGCTCATAAGGGAATAGAAGTAGAAGATGTGGGTATTGCCATGCTGGAGTTTGAAAATGGCGCGCTGGGTGTCATTCAGGGTTCAACGGCGTGTTGGTCTAAAAGCGGACATCCAGCAGAAATACAAATCACCGGCTCTCAGGGATCGGTATTCATGAGCGATGATAAATTCCGAGTGTGGGAGTTTGCTAATGAAACTGCGCATGACGATGAAATTAGGCAACAATATGGCCTTAACGAAAACGAAGCTGGAGCAGGCGCAGCCGACCCTTCAGCCATTGATTTTGTTTGGCATCAGAGAAACTTTGAAGACGTTTTACATGCCCTTGAAAACCATACGCAGCCACTGGTCGACGGTTTCGAAGGGCGCCGCTCTATTGCCTTACTTAACGCAATTTATCGATCGGCGGCCAAAGGTGGGGAAAAAGAATTTGTTTAAACTGCCCACTAATTAAAGCCAGTTATGGGGTCAGAGTAAAACCCGCATGGTAGGCATACGAATCGGTACTGCTATAGAAATAAGAATGAGCCGTTGAGGGGGGAATGTGCAGCGTGAATGAGATCTGTGTCGCACAGTCTGCCTTTCATCTTTTTCAAATAAGATTAATTGACCGAATATTAGTAGGAGCGTACGCTGGTACGTTCACGTGTAATGGAATACAAAAAATGACATCAACCAAGATCTTCGCCTCTTTAACACTCTCACTTTGCTTTGCATCTTTACTGGGCTGCGCAGAACCCGAAAACTTACCCGCCTCCCCCTCCCCTGCTGAAGAATCAAAAGAAGCCAACCTTTTGAAAACCGGGCTAACTGAACGCATTCGAATTGAAGGGCAAGAGGTTGATTACCAATCTTTAGAGCAAAGACAAGCGCATTACGATGTGCCCGGTGTGTCTGTCGCGTTTATGAGAAACGGGCAATTAGCTTGGACCATGCAAAGCGGCGTTAAAGATTTAACCACTGGATTGGTTGTTGATGAAAACACGGTGTTTCAAGCAGGCAGTATTTCTAAACCCGCATTTGCCTCGGTATTAATGAAATACCGCCAAGATAACCCTATTGATTTAGATACCGACGTAAATAACTTGCTTACCAGCTGGCAATTGCCCGAACACGAATGGACTGGGCAAGAGGTTGTTTCATTACGCAGATTATTAAGCCACACGGCTGGCACCACCGTACACGGCTTCCCTGGTTACGCAGCTGGTGAGCCAGTACCTACTTTGCAGCAAGTGTTAGAAGGTGCATTTCCAGCCAATACCGACGCCGTTGTTGTTGATATTAAGCCCAGTACGCAAATGCGTTATTCAGGTGGCGGCACTACGCTTGCTCAACTTACCTTGCAGGACGTAGCTAACGAGCCCCTGCCAGTTATGTCACAACGGCTTTTATTTACACCTTTAGACATGACGCGCTCTGGCTTCGAACAGCCCATATCGAAAAACCTATCAAACAATATGGCTACGCCATACGACGGTGACGGTGCACCAGTAGAAGGTGGCGCGCATACTTACGCTACGCTTGCAGCAGCAGGCATGTGGAGCACGCCATCAGACATGTTGAAAATGGCAAGCGGCGTTCGTAGCGCGTATTTGGGGCAAAAAACAGATTGGATATCGCAAGCTACTGCACGAGAAATGTTAACCAACAATACGCCAACCAATGAAGCACCTAATGTTGGTATTGGCTTTTTTATCAACATGGATGAAGACGGTAAAACTCTGGGCTTTGGTCACGGCGGCGCAGATGCTGGATTTATGTCGCAGCTATACCTTGAGTTAGATACCGGCAATGGCTACGCCATCATGACTAATGGCAACAATGGCATGCAGTTAATAAGCGAGCTAGAAATACGTTTAAAAGAAGCGTTAGATGTAGGCTACTCGGAAGCTGAGGTTAAGAAGTTAGTACCCATAAGCCAAAAGGAACTAACTAAATATATTGGAACCTATGTGGTGACTACCCCTGTTAATGTTGATGTGGTGCTAGAAAAAACAAGCAATGGCTTTGTGCTTAACGCCTTACCCTACGTTGAAAATGAAGAATATTTTCATGAGGGAAGCGGGCGATTCTTTGCCAAGAATGGTAGTAGTGTTCGTTTTGAAGACGATGCTGAAGGCGTGCTGGCTAAGACGCTTGTTATGGATGGGAATATTCGGGGTGTTAGGGAATAGTCAGCGGTAAAGCTAAGCGTTTCCGAAGTGAGATGCCCTTTTACCGCATCGGTGTAAATAAGGTAATTCACTTTCGCCAGATTGCGGCGAATATTCCCGCGCAGTTATAGGAATTTTTGTTCTTTTCATCGCTGAAACTCTTTAATGAGGTCGAGTTTAAAGGTATTGAAATCCAGTTCGGGAAAGCTATAAATACGATTCGATAATGGCATTTTGATCGGGGACAGCTCGATATCTTTTTTAATGAAGCCTGGATCATATTCAAATGACCCAAGTCCCTTTTCAGTGTCAAAACTCACTGCACCAACAACATCGTGTTGGTATGTTATTGTAATGGCTTCCATTACCATTCTGGTGTTTCCTCATCTTTGTTACTGCGCTGGCCAGAGGCTCTCTGCCTTTTCTTTCCTTGCAGTTTGGCCAGCTGTAAGGGAGAAATTTCTTGTTTAGGAAGAAATAGATCAATCTGCTGCGTGAGGTCTAATGCCATTAATATAGCAATCATGATGTTGAGCTGAACTTTTCCCTTTTCTGCATTTAAAACCGTTTTGCGAGCAATGCCAGCAAGCTCCGCAACTTCAGATTGTGTTAAGTTTCGATTTAGTCGAGCTTGCTTCAATCTGTCGCCGATCTCTTCTGCTAATGCTGTAGCTGTCACACCTTTCACTATAAAGTGCACTTTTGGTTACGTTAAGTGCCTTTTAACCTATTAGAGTAACCATTTTAGGGCTTTATGTGATCTTTAGGACACATCATTCATAACAGATGAAAGCGATAATCGCAGGTGAGCATAAACATTTCTGCATAATGGGAAGCAAGCTTTTGTCCCATTCAATTACATCGAAATCGTTATAATTAAAATTCGCTGATGGCACAACTCGGAAGTTTAAAACCTACCCCCTAAAGGTCTACTCCTTTGCTTTTTGAGCCAGTGACTCTCTGGGGCTGAAACGTACGTATTTCGGACCTTCACCTTCGTGCTCAACTGACAATCGGAACAGTTAAAGTTATTTTGCTTCGTTTTTCTTTACTTTACTGATCTAACAGCTAGAATTCTCAGACTAAAAAACACAAGGAATTGTTGCAGTGCGTTTTACCTTATTGTTCTGCCTTGCTTTTTTCGCCTTTTGTGATGCGTTCGCTAGCCCTATATTCGATAAAATACCTGACGAAATTGATCTGAACGCAAAGTACATTTTCTACTCTCATGGCTACATTGTTGAAGGCGAGGATCCGACGCCTGTTCATCCGGGTTGGGGCATGTATGACTATCCGGCGATACTAGAAAAACTGACTGGTTTTGGTGCTGTGGTCATCTCCGAGCATCGAAAAGCAAAAAGTAGCCCCACCACACATGCTGAGAAATTGAAGAACCAAGTAAGCACGCTTTTAGAAA is from Alteromonas australica and encodes:
- a CDS encoding sensor histidine kinase; this translates as MLKNFQHAKTAFEDKLVRIALKGFMLPTIAALVMLFYADVSIYFKLLLLILIFTIIFITLLSIRQTVTFQLRTSTNLVEAMTSGDYGMRANNKDVKGALADFNELLNTLASRLSEQSLITREKQILLSKITDQIDVAVVAVNDQRHITLMNPAAERLFKQRFEDRQGWPITSLGLQNLVAATQQENLNKVSELEIGDNKRKMYVRTDTFFELGIPHYLIFITDIQHILRDEERMAWQRLLRVLSHEINNSLTPIASIAETLHQLVKTQEDDPEVGSPQLSESMKEGLSVISERAHALNLFIQDYQQLTRVPPPTKSVFKLTPLVQQICQLFDSCHISIPEQDVSLYADRDQLQQVLINVFKNANEANISAGNTASPIHVNWVTSDTTLTIHVTDKGQGIHNTENLFVPFYTTKQHGSGIGLILCRQIILNHGGEFTLANAPQAGARASIQLPLIS
- a CDS encoding Gfo/Idh/MocA family protein, with product MYRFGIVGAGMIADFHAQAINAIPNAELTGIYSRSIDKANAFAQKHNCTPFDDYTAFINSPNIDIVTICTPSGFHLEPISAAAKAGKHIICEKPLEVTAERVDEMIAACTENNVMLAGIFPRRFNVSSQLLKKALQQGRFGKIAMADAYIKWWRTQEYYESGAWRGTWKLDGGGALTNQSIHTIDLLLYVMGDVKSVRAETRLVAHKGIEVEDVGIAMLEFENGALGVIQGSTACWSKSGHPAEIQITGSQGSVFMSDDKFRVWEFANETAHDDEIRQQYGLNENEAGAGAADPSAIDFVWHQRNFEDVLHALENHTQPLVDGFEGRRSIALLNAIYRSAAKGGEKEFV
- a CDS encoding serine hydrolase domain-containing protein; its protein translation is MTSTKIFASLTLSLCFASLLGCAEPENLPASPSPAEESKEANLLKTGLTERIRIEGQEVDYQSLEQRQAHYDVPGVSVAFMRNGQLAWTMQSGVKDLTTGLVVDENTVFQAGSISKPAFASVLMKYRQDNPIDLDTDVNNLLTSWQLPEHEWTGQEVVSLRRLLSHTAGTTVHGFPGYAAGEPVPTLQQVLEGAFPANTDAVVVDIKPSTQMRYSGGGTTLAQLTLQDVANEPLPVMSQRLLFTPLDMTRSGFEQPISKNLSNNMATPYDGDGAPVEGGAHTYATLAAAGMWSTPSDMLKMASGVRSAYLGQKTDWISQATAREMLTNNTPTNEAPNVGIGFFINMDEDGKTLGFGHGGADAGFMSQLYLELDTGNGYAIMTNGNNGMQLISELEIRLKEALDVGYSEAEVKKLVPISQKELTKYIGTYVVTTPVNVDVVLEKTSNGFVLNALPYVENEEYFHEGSGRFFAKNGSSVRFEDDAEGVLAKTLVMDGNIRGVRE
- a CDS encoding HipA N-terminal domain-containing protein; the protein is MVMEAITITYQHDVVGAVSFDTEKGLGSFEYDPGFIKKDIELSPIKMPLSNRIYSFPELDFNTFKLDLIKEFQR
- a CDS encoding helix-turn-helix transcriptional regulator; its protein translation is MKGVTATALAEEIGDRLKQARLNRNLTQSEVAELAGIARKTVLNAEKGKVQLNIMIAILMALDLTQQIDLFLPKQEISPLQLAKLQGKKRQRASGQRSNKDEETPEW